The genomic DNA AAAGATACTGTAGAATTTCAAGTAAGAGAGCGTAAGCCCGAAGATTTTGATAGTGTTAATTAAAAACCAAAGTTTTTAGTCCAAAAACTCGCTGTAGGTTAAATAATTACACCGTAATTATTTAATAGTTTTTTAATTTTTTAAAAATCAAAGAAATATAAACCAGTACCCGCTGTAAGTGTGAATATTTTCTTTGAAAATATTGAAAAGTTTTTATTTAAAATATTAAATACGATGTCCAAAAAGTAAAGTCGCTCAAACCTTGATTGTTAATCCTCAAAAATAGCTCATTCTCGCCGGTCGTATCAGACTCACATCCATGTTCGGCTTCACTCAATTTTGCATCCGTGCAAAATTGACCGGCTTCATTTGCTATTTTTTCGGACAATCTGCGAGTTTTCGCTTGCTTTACTAATTGGACACCCTGATATTAAATTTTAATCCTAAAACCCGCCGTAGGCGCGTAACACCGGAGGTGAGACGATGAGGAGATTCTGCACAAGTGGTCCTGTTGATAAAAAGACATGTTATTATATTGAGAGACCCGATATAATGAAAGAGGCGCTTGATCATATAGAAAATTGGAGATATTTTACAGTATCAGCACCAAGACAAAGCGGAAAAACAACATTGTTAAATGATATAGTTGAAAAAATAAAAGATAAATATTTACCAATATTTATATCATTTGAAAGTATAGGAAGTATAAAAACAGAAAGAGAATTTATAGAATATTTAAATAGGAAAGTCAAATTTTATTTAAAAGTATCCTATAATATTCAATATGAGAATAGCAAAATAAAAAAAATAAATGAATTGGATGAATATATAATAGATTTATATGAAAAACAAAAGAAAGAAATAATATTAATGATTGATGAATTTGAAAAATTGAATAATCAAGAATTAATGAATGAATTTTTACATACAATAAGAGAAATATATCATTCAAGGCAAGGATACAAACT from Marinitoga sp. 1197 includes the following:
- a CDS encoding AAA-like domain-containing protein; translated protein: MRRFCTSGPVDKKTCYYIERPDIMKEALDHIENWRYFTVSAPRQSGKTTLLNDIVEKIKDKYLPIFISFESIGSIKTEREFIEYLNRKVKFYLKVSYNIQYENSKIKKINELDEYIIDLYEKQKKEIILMIDEFEKLNNQELMNEFLHTIREIYHSRQGYKLRSVILISVGYLSGILEDNASPFNIAEHLEVPYFTKEQVYDLLSQHEKETGQIFEEKVKELIW